The Triticum dicoccoides isolate Atlit2015 ecotype Zavitan chromosome 6A, WEW_v2.0, whole genome shotgun sequence genome has a window encoding:
- the LOC119318146 gene encoding probable polygalacturonase, with protein MVETSGGRWRLHLHGQRRSAAAFLAANKTLLAAVWVAGFALVFLWQSASVFVAGGGGGPRPAPRLRPMAYNLTDFGGVGDGRAVNTRAFERAVETVSAFADQGGAQLNVPPGRWLTGPFNLTSHMTLFLAEGAEILGITDERDWPLMPALPSYGYGRERKGPRFGSLIHGQNLKDVVITGHNGSINGQGEVWWLKHRRRMLKNTRPPLVQLMWSKDIVITNITLRNSPFWHFHPYDCTNVTVSDVTILAPISGAPNTDGIDPDSCEDVLIENCYISVGDDAIAIKSGWDQYGIAYGRPSSNILIRNVTVRSLVSAGISIGSEMSGGVANVTVENVRIWDSRRGVRIKTAIGRGGYIRNISYSNITFDNVRAAIVIKVDYNEHADDGYDRNAFPDITGISFKKIHGWGVRVPVRAHGSNYIPIKDITFQDMSVGISYKKKHIFQCSYIEGRVIGSVFPKPCENLDVYDEQGQLLKSGAVLNSTEVDYDI; from the exons ATGGTCGAGACGTCGGGCGGGAGGTGGAGGCTGCACCTCCACGGCCAGCGGCGGAGCGCGGCGGCCTTCCTGGCCGCCAACAAGACCCTGCTCGCCGCCGTGTGGGTCGCCGGGTTCGCGCTCGTCTTCCTGTGGCAGAGCGCCTCCGTGTTCGTCGCCGGGGGCGGGGGCGGGCCCCGCCCGGCGCCTCGGCTGCGCCCGATGGCGTACAACCTGACCGACTTCGGGGGCGTCGGGGACGGGCGGGCGGTGAACACCCGGGCCTTCGAGCGCGCCGTGGAGAccgtctcggccttcgcggaccaagGCGGGGCGCAGCTCAATGTGCCGCCCGGCCGCTGGCTCACGGGCCCCTTCAACCTCACCAGCCACATGACCCTGTTCCTCGCCGAGGGCGCCGAGATCCTCGGCATTACG GACGAGAGGGATTGGCCGCTGATGCCAGCACTGCCATCTTACGGATATGGGAGGGAGCGCAAAGGACCTCGCTTCGGGAGTCTAATTCATGGACAGAATTTGAAAGATGTTGTCATTACAG GACACAATGGTAGCATAAATGGCCAGGGTGAAGTTTGGTGGTTGAAGCATCGCAGAAGAATGCTGAAGAACACGAGACCTCCACTTGTACAACTGATGTGGTCCAAGGACATTGTTATTACAAATATAACGTTGCGGAATTCACCTTTCTGGCACTTCCACCCATATGATTGCACGAATGTTACTGTTTCGGATGTTACAATCTTAGCTCCTATTTCCGGTGCTCCGAACACAGATGGCATAGATCCAG ATTCTTGTGAGGATGTCCTAATTGAGAATTGCTACATATCTGTTGGTGATGATGCAATTGCTATAAAGAGCGGATGGGATCAATATGGGATTGCATATGGGCGGCCGTCTTCTAACATCTTAATACGCAATGTGACAGTCCGATCTTTGGTTAG TGCTGGAATTTCAATTGGCAGTGAGATGTCTGGTGGAGTTGCAAATGTTACGGTGGAGAATGTACGCATCTGGGATTCAAGGCGAGGCGTGAGAATAAAGACTGCCATAGGAAGAGGAGGCTACATCCGCAATATCTCCTACAGCAACATAACCTTCGACAATGTTCGTGCTGCAATTGTGATAAAGGTTGACTACAATGAGCATGCTGATGATGGGTATGACAGAAATGCCTTCCCagatatcacaggcatatcattcaaAAAAATACACGGGTGGGGTGTTCGTGTGCCTGTCCGTGCTCATGGCAGCAATTACATCCCCATCAAGGATATCACCTTCCAGGACATGTCAGTAGGCATCAGCTACAAGAAGAAGCATATATTCCAATGCTCCTACATCGAAGGCCGTGTTATCGGGTCAGTATTTCCAAAACCATGTGAGAATTTAGATGTCTACGATGAGCAAGGGCAGCTTCTCAAGAGTGGGGCAGTGCTGAACAGTACGGAAGTTGATTATGATATATGA